DNA from Desulfuromonas sp. AOP6:
CTATATCTAATTGATAGTTTGCATGTTGGTGGCACAGAAAAGCAGTTAGTGAAGCTAATTGCTGGGCTCGATCGCCGACGGTTTCAACCTCATTTATGTACTTTAAAGGGAACCGGAGGGCTTCTGGCTGATGTCGACGTACCTCAAATGTTCTTGCCATTTGAAAGCTTCACTAAGCCAACTCTGTTTCCGGCTTTGAAGGGACTAGCGAATTATGTCCGCAACCATGACATCCGCATCATACAGACATTTTTTCAAGATCCTTTTCTAATCGCAGCTTTGACCAGACCTTTTTTTGATGCCCGACTGATAGGTTCATTCCGTGACATGGGGTTCTGGCGTACCCCGGCCGAAAGCCGCAAGATGCGACTTGCGTATCACTTTTTTACGGGGTTTATCGCCAACTCTCAGGCAGTGAAAGACCACTTTGTTCAAATTGATGGTCTTAATGCTGAAAAAATAAGGGTTATTTATAACGGCATCGAAAAAGATGAGGGCGAAAACAGCCTTAAGGGCAAAGATCCCGTTGTTGGCATCGTTGCCAATTGTAATCGTACAGTCAAACGTGTGGATGATTTCGTTCGAGTTGCTGCGATAGTCCATCAGCGATTGCCCAAGGTTAGGTTTGTAGTAGTCGGTGACGGTAATCAGCGTGCCCAGCTTGAACAGATGAGTCAGGCCATGGGGCTTGCTGAAGTTATGACCTTTGCAGGAAGCGTCGCTTGCCCTATGGATTATGTCAGAGGTTTTGATGTGGGAGTTAATGTCTCGGAAACTGAAGGTTTCTGCAACGCCATTCTAGAGTATATGGCTTGTGGAGTGCCAGTAGTGGCCACTGCGGCTGGGGGAAATCCCGAGCTGGTTGATGATGGCGAAAATGGTTATCTGGTACCAGTGGGGGATATAGCATGTATCGCGGAACGAATTGTTCAGCTGGTTGAAAATACAGAAATACGGGCCAAATTCGGTTCAAAGAATGCAGAAAAAGTGTCCGATGTTTTTTCGATGCAGCGAATGATTGATCAACACCAAGATTATTACAATGAGATTTGGCATACAAATAGATAAGAGCCGGCACTATTAAAGGGATCAAATTGAATAAATACAGCCTGATAAACTTTGGATATAATCCGTGGAGTGATTTCTGGAAGAGGAATCAGACAATTTTTTATTTCCTGACCAAGGAAAACATCATCGGTCAATCTTACTTTATCAATACGCCCGTTTGGCCGATGGACCTTATAACAAACCCCAAAGCTGAGTTAGCGCAACCCAAGGTCAACAACTGGAAGGCGATGACCGGTAGAAAGTCAAATTACTTTAAAGGAAAAATCATCACCCCTGTTGTTTTGCCAATGGCCGCAAGAAATTCATGTTTCAAAAAGGTCGGTGATTATATTCTGGAAAGGAACCTGATCGACATTTCGAGTAAAAACACAATTCTGCTGGTTAACAGGCCTGATAGTTGGACCCGCTCGCTGGTAGAAAGACGTTTTTCGGATGTAGCGATAAAAATTTTTGATTGGTCCGATGACTTTGAACAATTTACCGACGATGAAGCCACCCGAAAAACCATACGCGATAATGTTCAATACCATATCTCCTCATCCGACATCGTCTTGTGTGTGAATGATAAATTGGGAGAGTTTGCGAAAAAGATCAATCCCAATTCCCAAGTGGTGAAGAACGCGACGAATTATTTTACTTTCGAATGGGCGTACCCAGTTCGAGTTAGGGCGTTCAGGACCGGTCGAC
Protein-coding regions in this window:
- a CDS encoding glycosyltransferase; translated protein: MAGILYLIDSLHVGGTEKQLVKLIAGLDRRRFQPHLCTLKGTGGLLADVDVPQMFLPFESFTKPTLFPALKGLANYVRNHDIRIIQTFFQDPFLIAALTRPFFDARLIGSFRDMGFWRTPAESRKMRLAYHFFTGFIANSQAVKDHFVQIDGLNAEKIRVIYNGIEKDEGENSLKGKDPVVGIVANCNRTVKRVDDFVRVAAIVHQRLPKVRFVVVGDGNQRAQLEQMSQAMGLAEVMTFAGSVACPMDYVRGFDVGVNVSETEGFCNAILEYMACGVPVVATAAGGNPELVDDGENGYLVPVGDIACIAERIVQLVENTEIRAKFGSKNAEKVSDVFSMQRMIDQHQDYYNEIWHTNR
- a CDS encoding glycosyltransferase, producing MNKYSLINFGYNPWSDFWKRNQTIFYFLTKENIIGQSYFINTPVWPMDLITNPKAELAQPKVNNWKAMTGRKSNYFKGKIITPVVLPMAARNSCFKKVGDYILERNLIDISSKNTILLVNRPDSWTRSLVERRFSDVAIKIFDWSDDFEQFTDDEATRKTIRDNVQYHISSSDIVLCVNDKLGEFAKKINPNSQVVKNATNYFTFEWAYPVRVRAFRTGRPLIGYMGWINELRLDEQLIEYLAKSRPEWDFVFVGPKSHEDALARLSARCQNVHLRDPVPYSNIPWVLSQFDVCILPNLLNKHTAGNDPIKYFDYLASGKPIVSTDTAGAEYLAGYIEIAHDKQQFLDKISDCLSHPKEERERVAFGRLNSWSNRFNEVRELIYEALARNER